The proteins below come from a single Microtus ochrogaster isolate Prairie Vole_2 chromosome 8, MicOch1.0, whole genome shotgun sequence genomic window:
- the Ctr9 gene encoding RNA polymerase-associated protein CTR9 homolog gives MSRGSIEIPLRDTDEVIELDFDQLPEGDEVISILKQEHTQLHIWIALALEYYKQGKTEEFVKLLEAARIDGNLDYRDHEKDQMTCLDTLAAYYVQQARKEKNKDNKKDLITQATLLYTMADKIIMYDQNHLLGRACFCLLEGDKMDQADAQFHFVLNQSPNNIPALLGKACISFNKKDYRGALAYYKKALRTNPGCPAEVRLGMGHCFVKLNKLEKARLAFSRALELNSKCVGALVGLAVLELNNKEADSIKNGVQLLSRAYTIDPSNPMVLNHLANHFFFKKDYSKVQHLALHAFHNTEVEAMQAESCYQLARSFHVQEDYDQAFQYYYQATQFASSSFVLPFFGLGQMYIYRGDKENASQCFEKVLKAYPNNYETMKILGSLYAASEDQEKRDIAKGHLKKVTEQYPDDVEAWIELAQILEQTDIQGALSAYGTATRILQEKVQADVPPEILNNVGALHFRLGNLGEAKKYFLASLDRAKAEAEHDEHYYNAISVTTSYNLARLYEAMCEFHEAEKLYKNILREHPNYVDCYLRLGAMARDKGNFYEASDWFKEALQINQDHPDAWSLIGNLHLAKQEWGPGQKKFERILKQPATQSDTYSMLALGNVWLQTLHQPTRDREKEKRHQDRALAIYKQVLRNDAKNLYAANGIGAVLAHKGYFREARDVFAQVREATADISDVWLNLAHIYVEQKQYISAVQMYENCLRKFYKHQNTEVVLYLARALFKCGKLQECKQTLLKARHVAPSDTVLMFNVALVLQRLATSVLKDEKSNLKEVLNAVKELELAHRYFSYLSKVGDKMRFDLALAASEARQCSDLLSQAQYHVARARKQDEEERELRAKQEQEKELLRQKLLKEQEEKRLREKEEQKKLLEQRAQYVEKTKNILMFTGETEATKEKKRGGGGGRRSKKGGEFDEFVNDDTDEDLPISKKKKRRKGSGSEQEGDEEEGGERKKKRRRRPQKGEEGSDDDETENGPKPKKRRPPRAEKKKTPKPERLPPSMKGKIKSKAIISSSDDSSDEDKLKIADEGHPRNSNSDSDDDERPNRRASSESESDDNQNKSGSEAGSPPRSGRQESDEDSDSDQPSRKRRRSGSEQSDNESVQSGRSPSGGSENDSRPASPSAESDRESEQGSDNEGSGQGSGNESEPEGSNNEASDRGSEHGSDDSD, from the exons ATGTCGCGAGGGTCCATCGAGATTCCCCTCCGGGATACTGACGAG gtCATTGAACTTGACTTCGATCAGTTACCGGAGGGAGATGAAGTTATCAGTATTTTGaaacaggaacacacacaacTGCACATATGGATTGCTTTGGCG CTGGAGTACTACAAGCAAGGGAAAACGGAAGAGTTCGTAAAGTTGCTGGAAGCAGCACGGATAGATGGCAACTTGGACTATCGAGACCATGAGAAAGACCAGATGACTTGCTTGGATACATTGGCAGCCTACTATGTGCAACAAGCtcggaaagaaaagaacaaagacaataaGAAGGACCTTATTACACAGGCAACCTTGTTGTATACAATGGCTGATAAAATTATTATGTATGATCAG AACCATTTGTTGGGAagagcctgcttctgtctcctcgaAGGTGACAAAATGGATCAAGCTGATGCACAGTTTCATTTCGTACTTAACCAGTCTCCAAACAATATTCCAGCCCTTCTTG GGAAAGCTTGCATTTCATTTAACAAGAAGGATTATAGAGGAGCTCTTGCTTACTATAAAAAAGCATTGCGTACTAACCCAGGATGTCCAG cTGAAGTTCGTTTAGGAATGGGCCATTGCTTTGTCAAACTTAACAAACTGGAGAAAGCTCGACTAGCATTCAGCAGAGCGCTGGAACTCAACTCTAAGTGTGTGGGAGCACTGGTTGgactggctgttctagaactcaacAATAAAGAG GCTGATTCTATCAAAAATGGTGTGCAGCTTCTTTCCAGAGCCTATACTATCGACCCTAGCAACCCTATGGTACTGAACCACTTGGCAAACCACTTTTTCTTCAAGAAG GATTATAGTAAAGTGCAGCACCTGGCTCTCCATGCATTTCACAACACAGAGGTAGAGGCTATGCAGGCAGAAAGCTGCTACCAGCTGGCTCGATCATTCCATGTTCAG GAAGACTATGACCAAGCCTTTCAGTACTACTATCAAGCCACTCAGTTTGCGTCATCCTCCTTTGTACTACCATTTTTTGGTTTGGGACAAATGTATATTTATCGAGGTGACAAAGAGAATGCATCTCAGTGCTTTGAGAAAGTTTTGAAAGCTTACCCCAACAATTACGAAACCATGAAAATTCTTGGCTCTCTCTATGCTGCTTCAGAAGATCAGGAGAAACGAGACATAGCCAAG GGCCATTTGAAGAAGGTCACAGAACAGTATCCTGATGATGTGGAAGCTTGGATTGAATTGGCTCAGATCTTAGAACAGACAGATATACAG GGTGCCCTCTCAGCCTATGGAACAGCCACCCGCATCCTGCAGGAGAAGGTGCAGGCCGATGTCCCCCCTGAGATCCTGAATAATGTTGGGGCCCTCCATTTTAGACTTGGGAACCTCGGAGAAGCAAAG AAATACTTCCTGGCGTCACTGGACCGTGCAAAGGCAGAGGCCGAGCATGATGAACACTATTACAACGCCATCTCCGTTACCACATCCTACAATTTAGCCAGGCTCTACGAGGCCATGTGTGAATTCCACGAAGCAGAGAAACTGTACAAAAACATTTTACGCGAGCACCCTAACTACGTTGACT GCTATCTGCGTCTAGGAGCCATGGCCAGAGATAAAGGAAACTTCTATGAAGCTTCAGATTGGTTTAAGGAAGCCCTTCAGATCAATCAG GATCACCCGGATGCCTGGTCTTTGATTGGTAACCTTCATCTGGCAAAACAAGAGTGGGGCCCAGGCCAGAAGAAGTTTGAGAGGATATTAAAGCAGCCAGCCACACAGAGTGACACTTACTCTATGCTGGCTCTTGGCAATGTGTGGCTCCAGACTTTGCACCAGCCAACCCGAGACCGAGAAAAG GAAAAGCGTCATCAAGACCGTGCCCTGGCCATCTACAAACAAGTCCTCAGAAATGATGCCAAGAACCTGTATGCTGCCAATGGCATAG GAGCAGTCTTGGCTCACAAGGGATACTTCCGTGAAGCTCGTGATGTGTTTGCCCAAGTGAGAGAAGCAACAGCAGATATCAGTGATGTGTGGCTGAACTTAGCACACATCTACGTGGAGCAGAAGCAGTACATCAGCGCCGTTCAGATG TATGAGAACTGCCTCAGGAAGTTCTATAAGCACCAGAACACTGAAGTCGTGCTCTACCTGGCCCGGGCCCTCTTCAAGTGCGGCAAGTTACAGGAGTGCAAGCAAACTCTGCTGAAG GCTAGACATGTGGCACCCAGTGATACGGTTCTGATGTTTAATGTGGCCTTGGTCTTGCAAAGATTAGCTACCTCTGTCctaaaagatgaaaaaagtaaTCTGAAGGAAGTCCTTAATGCTGTGAAAGAGCTGGAGCTTGCACACCG atACTTCAGTTACTTGAGTAAAGTAGGAGATAAAATGAGATTCGATTTGGCTCTTGCTGCCTCTGAAGCCAG GCAGTGCTCCGACTTACTGAGCCAGGCCCAGTATCATGTGGCCCGAGCACGCAAGCAGGATGAGGAAGAACGGGAGCTGCGGGCCAagcaggagcaggagaaggagctcTTAAGACAGAAGCTTCTCAAAGAGCAG GAAGAGAAACGtctcagagaaaaggaagagcaaaagAAACTTTTGGAACAGCGGGCCCAGTATGTGGAGAAGACCAAAAATATCCTCATGTTTACTGGCGAGACTGAAGcaacaaaggagaagaaaagaggcgGAGGTGGAGGGCGG CGTTCTAAGAAAGGAGGCGAATTTGATGAGTTTGTCAATGACGACACTGATGAGGACCTCCCTATatccaaaaagaagaagagaaggaagggcagtGGCAGTGAACAGGAAGGCGacgaggaggaaggtggagagaggaagaagaagaggagaagaag ACctcagaagggagaagagggatctGACGATGATGAAACAGAAAATGGCCCCAAACCAAAAAAGCGCCGTCCACCaagagcagagaagaagaaaact CCCAAGCCAGAACGCCTGCCTCCTTCaatgaagggaaaaataaaatccaaagccATTATATCATCGAGTGATGATTCTTCAGATGAGGATAAACTGAAAATTGCCGATGAAGG ACATCCCAGGAACAGCAACAGCGATTCCGACGATGATGAGCGGCCCAATAGACGGGCCTCCTCCGAGAGCGAGTCAGATGACAACCAGAACAAGTCTGGCAGCGAAGCGGGCAGCCCTCCGAGGTCGGGAAGACAGGAGTCGGATGAGGATTCCGACAGTGACCAGCCGTCCAGAAAGAGAAGGCGCTCTGGCTCCGAGCAGTCGGACAATGAGTCTGTGCAGTCTGGGAGAAGCCCTTCCGGAGGTTCAGAAAATGATTCTCGCCCAGCTTCTCCAAGTGCAGAGTCGGACCGTGAGTCAGAGCAGGGGTCTGACAATGAGGGCTCTGGCCAAGGCTCTGGAAATGAATCAGAACCAGAGGGCTCAAACAATGAGGCCTCAGACCGAGGCTCAGAGCACGGATCAGATGACAGTGACTAG